The following nucleotide sequence is from Kwoniella shandongensis chromosome 9, complete sequence.
TTGGGAAAACATTTCCGAGTGTAGCTACTAATAGGTGACTCTGACTCATTGACAACTCTCCTCAAAGTTGTTTTAAGCAAGTAGCCCAATACCCCACCCTCGCATCGATCCTCTCTCAAACTCCCCCGAAAGAAAGAATGAGAGAAATCAACACGAGGAGGAAATATTGTGGGTTTGTTCAAGACGTCCTGTCTGGCCCCAAGACGATCGTGTTTAGCTTCACCGCTTACCTCGTgagaggaagtgggagcTCGTAGCATCGATGGGGAATTTTGGTCGCcgtgaagaaagaagagaagcaaaCATCAAATCGCattgatcaagttgaaatGCACTACTGCCTGCACGTAGCAGTTTGGCtgagggggaggatgaggggaatATTTGGAATTGTTTTTTATGGTAATTTCTCCCGGATGGATTCGAAAGTCGGGTCACCAGGGACTCTAGACGCTCTTTCAACAACTGATTGCATGAATGCATAGAGGTTGCACCTAGTCACATCTGCTCGTAATCGACACTCACGCCGCGGTCCGCGCAATCCTCAGAACGTCTCTTGAGCGCCAATCAtctcctcctactccttCAGCTCGCGGCACCTCAACCCTCGctcaccctcctcaccaTGTCATCACCGTTTCCTCAACTGCTTCGTCGCGCGAACATCGCAACTTACGACCCGCTCATCACCCGAATCTATACCtctacaccttcttccaaatcacAGCACTCTGACTGGGGACTCAAGTACGccatccatcttccaaaGGGACCCCGTTATATCAAGTTCTCATCTCTGGACGCTGGACCTGGATTCAAATGCGATTGGCGATCTGGTGAGAGGGAAGCCCGATTCGTCTCTGCGTGGGGTGGACCGAGTGGGAAAGTGAGATGGCAGAATGAAGATGAGATTCCTAAATACATGACAAAGACCCAGAGTATCTTTGACGTTGAGTCTCtggtcgaggacgaagagccGGCTAGTGAAGGGTCAGAAACCTGGATTAGGGATGTGGAATCCATGtcagaagaggagtttgagTCTTTCCTTGAACGAGTGAGAGAACAGAGGGGGAGATTTTTGAATGGACGATTGGAAGATATGCCCGAATCTACGAAATCGAGTCTCGGTCTACCGGAAGATAAGACATTGGTTCATCTCGCCACGGCTGGCAAGACGACGGGAGGAGCGACGGCAAACTTCCAAGCTCAATTGACAGCGGACGATCTCATCGATCCTCATTCCAATCAACTCCATTCCAAACCCCATCGAGTACACGGTCTGTCCTACTCGAAACAACCTACCAGCTCGAACGACCATAACCCCTCCACGAGGGTTGTCGGTAGAGCCCTGAACAAGCTTAGTCGATATGATGATGCGCAGAGAAAGGCATCAAATATCGGTCAAGGTGGTAGTTTGGCTCGATCAGGAAACAACCTCCCTTGGGTCGTTGGGTTGGGTGGTTTGACAGCCAAGACCGGAACGAAATCTAGTCGAATATTCgattcatcttcttcttccgacgcaggattggaagagacggaCTACACACGATTGGATAGATCCAAGGGTGTCGGCAAATTCAGAGTGACAAGAGCACAACTCGGTGCTCCACCGTCAGTACTCGCTCTGAACCAATCTCTTGCTGGGGGAAAATTCGGTGGGAAATGGAGAACTTCAGGTGCAACTCTTCCTTCACCCATGGACACTTTCAAATTCGATATCGAAGTTGCTCCTTCATCAGAAACCGAGTTGTTGGGTGGACGAGAATGGGTAGGGAGGGAAGTGAAGACGAGCAAGATCTCGACTTTCACCAGTGAGATGGGATTGGGAGGACCAAGGagtcaaagaaggaagggagaggcattggagaagttgaaggagaacagattgagggaaagagaagcgaaagaggagacgagggagaggttggCGAACCTCTTTGCCAGGATTGGCAAGAGTAACGCCGGTGCAAGGGGAGGACAGTAGGTGCTGTATCGGGACAGACAAGGGCTTTTGTAGTTGTGGACAGGTCTTGATGCATGGCATAGCAACCCTTCCGTGTACGTGTAAGTCGCGCACAGTAGACGAGTGATGAATACGCATTGCCATCCGAGAGACACCTCGAGCTACTTATGCATACGGTTACAATCGACCCCAACTTCCAACTTCTACTATCGCAGCCACGTGATCTAACCCAATTCAATATTGAtccaaaagtcaaaagtcGGAAGCTAGATATTTCTGAACAAGTGACAACAAATCTCAATTCGATATCTGCTTTGGTTTAAAGGGATCATCTTACTATCTTTCTTGCTTGCTCGATTTGCAGTACTCAGACAGAGGGATCAACACCTTATCTTCTTGTCGTTACGGCCCCACGATGACTCTCCCCTTGGCGTCTGGACCCGGTCCATCGACCAGTCAACCTCAATCTGAACCCTCATCCACCgacctctcatcctcttcgacaaaaGCTACAGCTCCCTCCCAGCCTACTCCAAGTACTTCCCAAGTCCGCGtatccaacttcctctcgcattcttccgacgaagaagaagaagatgcagaTGAAGGACCATCCACTACCCAGTCCGAGAAACGAAGACAACGGTCAGAACTGAATGGAGATGTAGCGAGTCCTagtaagaagaagaggaagctcgTCAATGGTCTGAGGGATAGAGCGGCTCTTGAGCAAGGAGGAGCGGCTGCagaggcgaggaagaaggaggcagAGAAGTTGTTTGTGAAAAGACAGGAATTGCCTTTttatcaaggtgagttggggtTCAGCTTCAGTCGGGGGTATACATTATCGTGTGAACCTCAAAAAGGAAAGCAGAGTCAGGATAGGAGGCAGAGAATAGGCTGTACAGCAGCAACTTGGGCAGGAGCTGTGAGACAGAGCTGGAACTTCGTGATGATCAGGAACGTTCTATCGGACAGAGCTAATCGATGCTATTTCGACATCTAGGGCGGAAGATGATCTTGGATGAAATTATGTCTCATGATACGACCATTGTACGTCTTCCCTGCTCTACTCCCACGTTCGGTATCACTGATAGCTCCCCACTTCAGATCCTCGGAGAGACAGGATGTGGTAAATCCACCCAATTACCCCAACTCCTTCggacccatcccatctccctcaagCACTTCTCCCATGCTCGTGGTGGCCCGGACATCGCCATCACCCAACCTAGGAGATTACCAGCGATTGCGCTTGCGAATCGAGTAGCGACGGAGATGGGGTGTTTGCTCGGTGGGGAAGTGGGATATAGTGTGAGGTTCGAAGATATGTGTAGGAAGGAGACGAGAGTGAGGTATTTGACGGAGGGAGTGTTGATGCGGTAAGTGCAGGCTACTTCGGGTTCGCATCAGGTTCATAGTAGATGGTGCAAACAATCTTTCGCACTTGCTGACGAGATCGGTCTCTATGCAGAGAACTGGCCAACCCGGACGTAGCCGTCGCACCAACCAATCCTGATGACGAGACACATCAAGgtctcaaccttcttctcaaatacgacatcatcatcatcgacgaagcGCACGAACGAACCCTCAACACCGATTTCTTATGTGGTGCCTTGAAAAAGGTTCAAAAGATACGCAAGGAACTGGCAGCAAAGCAGAATGAGGATCCgaaaggcaagggcaaggggaagaaagtgaaTGAACTCAAGATTGTGATCATGAGCGCAACGTTGGATCCGACGAAATTTATGAAGTTCTTTGAGACGTAAGTGACATATCGCTGTGCCCTACCTTCTTCATGTGTAGATGACTCAGACCACCTTCGAATCACAGTGGACGGGACGCTCTCCTGGTCAAGGGAAGGATGTACGATGTCGACACTCGACACGTCACAGAACCGCTGGAAGATTTCATCGAGGGCGCTGCAAGACAAGTAATGGTGATACATTGTACGCCAGGAAGCGAGGGAGATGTCCTAGTCTTCATgccaggtgagtcggctCGCTTCGCTGCGGACCAATTCGTGAGCTGAGTGGCATAATCGTACTGTCGATAATAGGATccgaggagatcgagaatTGTGTCGAGCTGTTGAAGCGTGCCGCCAAACAGCTTCCGCCAAATCAGAAACAGGTAAGTTCCCACCGAGCTCAATCTGCTGCACCATCTGACAAGTGTGCTGATATCTATCGGGTAGCTGCAAATACTTCCTCTGTACAGTGCACTCCCGCCCACAGCCCAAGCCAagatcttctctcctccacctagaGATACCCGAAGAGTGATCGTGTCGACCAACATTGCTGAAACTTCCATGACGATACCGGGAGTGGCATTTGTGATCGACACTGGCtacaagaaggagaaggagtatATCTATCGTGCTTCAGGAGGTAAGTTACGTTGAGGGCTGTTTGCTTACTATAATCTTGGCTGATCCGGGAATTCAGCTATTGAGCAATTGAGAAAGAAAGGGATTAGTAAGGCTGCGGCATGGCAAAGAACTGGTCGAGCGGGACgtgaagtgagtgtggagcCGATCGTTGATCACTTAGCGATCTACCGTGCTGATCATGCGGCCAAACAGAGAGCAGGTCATTGCTATCGCTTGTTCACCAAAGCTGCATTTGACAAGATGCCGGAGTTCGATGCGCCAGAGATACAACGATGTAATCTCTCTTCGGCGGTCTTGCAACTCATCGCAATGGGTCAGAACCCTTTTGATTTCGAGTACATTGACAATCCCGGTCGGGATGCGAGTGAGTTGAAATCTGAACCAACTGCCAGGCCTCGAACTGACGTCTGTCAATCAGTTGCCGCTGCTTTCCAAACGCTGGCAGGTCTCGAAGCTCTCTCATCACCCACAACCATCACACCACTCGGACGCCAAATGCTTCGTTACCCTCTTGATCCGCCTCATGCTCGGATCCTCCTTGCATCATTCGAATTTGGTTGTCCGAGCGAGATTATTGACATCTTATCGCTCATCAATGCGGGTGGTCATGTATTCCTCGATCGACCAAACGATCGTGACGACGCAGCCGTGGCAAGAGCGAAGTTTATCCACAGGGATGGCGATCACTTGACAGCGATGAACGTTTTCAGAGCATATATCGCTCTCAAGGAAGGTAAATCGACTTCCGGTGTAGGACAAAGTGTATTAGGATGGTGTAAGGATAATTTTGTAAATGGGAAGACATTATCGCAAGCTCTCAAAGTCCGAGAACAGCTTAGGGAGCTTTGTGAGAAGGCGGGTAAAGAGTGGAGAACGAGTTGTGGGAGTGAGACTGGATCCGTGATGAGGAGTCTCTTAATGGGTCTGTTTATGAATACGGCGGTGATTCAGGCCGATGGGAGTTATAGACAGACAGCGGGGAGTCTGGTGAGTCCTCCAGACTTATGCGTGGGGTGGGACCGAACTGATGTGTGCGCAATGTCATCTGTTAGACGGTCAAGATACACCCGAGCAGTGTGTTGATGAGCAAGAAAGTCCCTGCGATATTATACGATGAATTGGTAAGTGGTCGCTCTTGATCCTCAATCCAAATCATCCGACTACGTCCTCACTTTACCTTACCGTCCATGATCTATACTCCAGGTGGGGCGATCTGAGTGCGAAGAATGCTGATTTGTTTGTATTGGCAGACCATCACGACCGCGTTCTACGCTAGGAACGTATCGGCCTTCGAACAACATTGGTTGACAGAAGTACCTTGGTTCGCAAAAGCTGCTAGTAAAGGTTCAGTAGCAACATCCGCGCCCAAGAGGACATTATGAGCAACAGGTACAGGTAGATGCTCTTGCCTTGGAGTCTGCTTTCTGCTTGAATATCATACCAGTTGTTATAACAGCATTATAGagcatacatacacacatacactATCTTATCTGCTTGTCAAAATGCATGGTACCCAACAACAGGTCAAAGCCACGTATCACCAGCACTTGGTTTAACACAGCTTGATCACCACACAATCTCAACatacctcatcctccctccccctctaACGATCTCCACGACAGATTTCCGAGCTTCGTCCGTACCACTACTCGTTACTCCATTCACCCCGTCCACTTTGACATCCCCTGCTTCGTCTGCTGTGACTTCGCATGTTACAGGAGACAGATAGCCTCTCAAGCCT
It contains:
- a CDS encoding mitochondrial 37S ribosomal protein bS1m produces the protein MSSPFPQLLRRANIATYDPLITRIYTSTPSSKSQHSDWGLKYAIHLPKGPRYIKFSSLDAGPGFKCDWRSGEREARFVSAWGGPSGKVRWQNEDEIPKYMTKTQSIFDVESLVEDEEPASEGSETWIRDVESMSEEEFESFLERVREQRGRFLNGRLEDMPESTKSSLGLPEDKTLVHLATAGKTTGGATANFQAQLTADDLIDPHSNQLHSKPHRVHGLSYSKQPTSSNDHNPSTRVVGRALNKLSRYDDAQRKASNIGQGGSLARSGNNLPWVVGLGGLTAKTGTKSSRIFDSSSSSDAGLEETDYTRLDRSKGVGKFRVTRAQLGAPPSVLALNQSLAGGKFGGKWRTSGATLPSPMDTFKFDIEVAPSSETELLGGREWVGREVKTSKISTFTSEMGLGGPRSQRRKGEALEKLKENRLREREAKEETRERLANLFARIGKSNAGARGGQ